One Acetoanaerobium noterae genomic region harbors:
- a CDS encoding phage tail protein codes for MKNLIRVYDRNMKKLAYLDNAYAIGYQLTLNELWYANFSMPADDPKNIYCQPFNYVEIYDDNQRVELFRIMPSTLVRSSQGDISYQCEHVLATLLDDVLFKYHQIGNIGVGTTTVLRYILDRQLDKKWQLGVCEFDRRFEYKWENENLLAALFSVPQCFNEGYRWEFDTKGSVWRINLKRLSTEVKADVTYKKNMTEIQKEVDPTTVVTRLYCLGYGEGDNQLGIESVNNGVPYLESNGQTTTYGIKSSILVDKRFESPETLKAYGQALLNQLKYPYKSYTTKAVDLYRKDNKKYSKFFPGDIVRIMDKEDDIIEDLPIIKVSKSDITGNPGDIEIEIANKTRDVAGSISELADRARINEVYAQGATNQMIIPYADNADNANPAVMRIYIPGTMARINKCILNYQLEAFRAYSKAIGGGGASVTSTNSGGGSATSTSSGGGSYSSTDSGGGEYKTTQNAKEDIDIREYTFGSYPPVYVDQTETEDGHSHGIPDHAHRVSIYGHSHGFNAPSHKHNFEVKDHSHNVNIPNHQHSISLPSHIHELQFGIYRGTTANSVTIKVDGKTIPQTSPGQDIDIVAYLATDSGGRINRNTWHTIEIIPNALTRIVANVFMQIFTNSRGGGDY; via the coding sequence GTGAAGAATCTTATCAGAGTATATGATAGAAACATGAAAAAACTAGCCTATCTTGATAATGCATATGCAATAGGATATCAGCTCACACTCAATGAGCTATGGTATGCAAATTTTAGTATGCCTGCTGATGATCCTAAAAATATTTATTGTCAGCCATTTAATTATGTAGAAATTTATGATGATAATCAAAGAGTAGAGCTATTTAGAATTATGCCATCTACTCTTGTTAGAAGTAGTCAAGGGGATATCAGTTATCAATGCGAGCATGTACTTGCAACATTGTTAGATGATGTCCTTTTTAAATATCACCAAATAGGAAATATTGGTGTTGGAACTACTACAGTGCTTAGATATATCTTAGATAGACAGTTAGATAAGAAATGGCAACTTGGAGTATGTGAGTTCGACAGAAGGTTTGAATATAAATGGGAAAATGAAAATTTACTAGCAGCTCTTTTTAGTGTACCTCAATGCTTTAACGAAGGTTACAGATGGGAATTTGACACTAAAGGCAGTGTATGGAGAATCAATTTAAAAAGACTAAGCACTGAAGTAAAAGCAGATGTAACATACAAGAAAAACATGACAGAAATACAAAAGGAAGTTGACCCTACAACTGTAGTAACTAGGTTATATTGTCTTGGCTATGGAGAGGGAGACAATCAACTTGGAATTGAAAGTGTAAATAATGGAGTCCCTTATTTAGAAAGTAATGGGCAAACAACAACTTATGGCATTAAGTCTAGCATACTTGTAGATAAAAGGTTTGAAAGTCCAGAAACATTAAAAGCTTATGGCCAAGCATTACTAAATCAACTTAAATATCCATATAAATCTTATACTACTAAAGCAGTTGACCTTTATAGAAAAGATAATAAGAAATACAGTAAGTTCTTTCCAGGGGACATTGTAAGGATAATGGATAAAGAGGATGACATAATAGAGGATTTACCTATTATAAAAGTAAGCAAATCAGACATCACAGGTAATCCAGGAGATATTGAAATAGAAATAGCAAATAAGACAAGAGATGTAGCTGGAAGCATATCTGAGCTTGCAGATAGAGCTAGAATAAATGAAGTATATGCTCAAGGTGCTACTAATCAAATGATTATTCCCTATGCTGATAATGCTGACAATGCAAATCCTGCAGTCATGAGGATATATATACCTGGAACTATGGCTAGGATAAATAAGTGCATACTAAACTATCAGCTAGAAGCTTTTAGGGCTTATAGCAAAGCTATAGGAGGCGGTGGTGCTAGTGTAACATCTACAAATTCAGGAGGAGGCTCAGCAACATCTACAAGTTCAGGCGGAGGTTCTTATAGTTCTACTGATAGTGGAGGTGGTGAATATAAAACTACTCAAAACGCTAAAGAGGATATTGATATTAGGGAATATACCTTTGGCTCTTATCCACCAGTTTATGTAGACCAAACTGAAACTGAGGACGGTCATAGTCATGGAATACCTGATCATGCTCATAGAGTTAGTATTTATGGCCACAGTCACGGATTTAATGCCCCATCACATAAACATAATTTTGAAGTTAAAGACCATAGCCATAATGTAAATATCCCAAATCATCAGCACAGTATAAGTTTACCAAGTCATATCCACGAATTGCAATTTGGGATATATAGAGGAACTACTGCAAATAGCGTGACGATTAAAGTCGATGGAAAGACTATTCCTCAGACTAGTCCAGGGCAAGATATAGATATAGTAGCTTATCTTGCGACTGATAGTGGTGGAAGGATAAATAGAAATACTTGGCATACTATAGAAATTATTCCAAATGCACTTACTAGAATAGTTGCCAATGTATTTATGCAAATATTTACAAACAGTAGAGGAGGCGGTGATTATTAA
- a CDS encoding site-specific integrase — MDNKELIIIKIMANLGEIADIDSKSMRAILDEAFNGYLVEKESYDLVVSDLKEKIAYFLAAKKIDGVKLNTLYNYNLKLQHFANRVVKPASMITTHDIRYYLALLGQEKILKESTMATNFSVLKSFFSWMANEEIIDKDPMRKLKTPSLNKRDLRHALTSEELEKVRNACKTIREKSLVEFLSSSGCRLTELQQLNISDVDFNERCVEVLGKGNKKRVVYFSPRAKLFIQEYINSRKDKNPALFVSYRAPYMRLGARAIQLEIKRLGEAAKLNRKVHPHLLRHTFATLALNSGMDITVFRAFWGMRV, encoded by the coding sequence ATGGACAATAAAGAGCTAATAATAATCAAGATAATGGCAAATTTAGGAGAAATAGCTGACATTGATTCAAAAAGTATGAGAGCTATTTTGGATGAAGCATTTAACGGATATTTAGTTGAAAAGGAAAGCTATGATCTAGTAGTTAGCGATTTAAAAGAAAAGATAGCTTATTTCCTAGCCGCCAAGAAAATCGATGGAGTAAAGCTTAATACTTTGTATAACTACAATCTTAAACTACAACATTTTGCAAATAGAGTAGTTAAACCAGCATCTATGATAACAACTCATGATATACGCTATTATTTAGCATTGCTTGGACAGGAGAAGATTTTAAAAGAGTCTACTATGGCCACTAATTTTAGTGTCTTAAAATCGTTTTTTAGCTGGATGGCAAACGAGGAAATAATTGATAAAGACCCTATGAGAAAACTTAAGACTCCAAGCTTAAATAAAAGGGATTTAAGGCATGCATTAACCAGTGAAGAATTAGAAAAAGTTAGAAATGCATGCAAGACAATCAGAGAGAAATCATTAGTTGAGTTTTTATCTAGCTCAGGGTGTAGACTTACAGAGCTTCAGCAACTCAATATATCTGATGTTGATTTCAATGAAAGATGTGTTGAGGTACTTGGTAAAGGAAATAAGAAAAGAGTGGTTTATTTTAGCCCTAGAGCAAAGTTATTTATACAAGAGTATATTAACTCTAGGAAGGATAAAAACCCTGCTCTATTCGTTTCTTATCGTGCTCCTTATATGCGTTTAGGAGCAAGAGCAATACAATTAGAAATTAAAAGACTTGGAGAAGCAGCTAAGCTTAATAGAAAAGTGCATCCGCATTTGCTCAGGCATACTTTTGCTACTTTAGCACTTAATAGCGGTATGGATATAACTGTATTCAGAGCATTTTGGGGCATGAGAGTGTAG
- a CDS encoding phage holin family protein, with amino-acid sequence MGESAAVKLITTFFGTCIVYAFGGVDLILRVLLFFLVLDYTTGLMKAFIRKDLSSAVGWNGLMKKIGTLIAVIVAHQMDKIDPTGSQLFRNAVVTFFIANEGVSLVENLAIIGVPVPSILKRALKAWKEETEVN; translated from the coding sequence ATGGGAGAAAGTGCAGCTGTAAAATTAATAACGACATTTTTTGGAACTTGCATAGTATATGCGTTTGGAGGCGTGGACTTGATACTTAGAGTGCTATTATTTTTCCTTGTGCTAGATTATACTACAGGCCTGATGAAAGCTTTTATAAGAAAAGATTTATCATCCGCAGTGGGTTGGAATGGGTTGATGAAGAAAATAGGCACTCTTATAGCTGTTATAGTTGCACATCAGATGGATAAGATTGACCCTACTGGTTCACAGCTGTTTAGAAATGCTGTAGTTACTTTTTTTATAGCAAATGAAGGGGTGTCTTTAGTAGAAAATTTAGCGATTATTGGTGTGCCAGTACCTTCTATACTTAAAAGAGCATTAAAGGCTTGGAAAGAAGAAACGGAGGTGAATTAG
- a CDS encoding N-acetylmuramoyl-L-alanine amidase family protein, with translation MLKIIIDAGHGGTDPGGGSNFFWKEKDLALEISLYQFKRCKELGIQAELTRDKDMFLTPPYRTDLVKKSKAKYCLSNHFNAASDKKARGAEIITSITNDKVLANKMFEEMKKIIPGRRVFDRKNDKDNDYYFMHRLTGDVITFIVEYGFASNDEDVKIIKNSKLQLAESVLKAICEHEGIKYLKPGEKPKEDSMGVEQWKVDNLKYLHDNKMVDQFDGWLKKIDDNMPAWAVFSILANMHKVLTEKK, from the coding sequence ATGTTAAAAATAATTATTGACGCTGGACATGGAGGAACAGACCCAGGAGGTGGCTCTAATTTTTTTTGGAAAGAAAAAGATTTAGCTTTAGAAATAAGCTTATATCAATTTAAAAGGTGCAAAGAATTAGGAATACAAGCAGAACTCACAAGAGATAAAGATATGTTTTTAACTCCACCTTATAGAACCGACCTAGTGAAGAAAAGCAAAGCTAAATACTGCTTAAGTAATCATTTTAATGCTGCAAGTGATAAAAAGGCTAGAGGAGCTGAAATAATTACTTCAATTACAAATGATAAGGTACTTGCAAATAAGATGTTTGAAGAAATGAAAAAAATAATTCCAGGAAGAAGAGTGTTTGATAGAAAAAACGATAAAGATAATGACTATTACTTTATGCATCGTCTTACTGGAGATGTAATAACATTTATTGTAGAGTATGGATTTGCATCAAATGATGAAGATGTAAAAATAATAAAAAACAGTAAATTACAGCTTGCAGAATCAGTTTTAAAAGCTATATGTGAGCATGAAGGTATAAAATACTTAAAACCAGGTGAAAAACCTAAGGAGGATAGTATGGGAGTAGAGCAGTGGAAAGTAGACAATCTTAAATATCTACACGATAATAAAATGGTAGACCAGTTTGATGGATGGTTAAAAAAGATTGATGATAATATGCCAGCTTGGGCAGTGTTTTCAATACTGGCCAACATGCACAAGGTTTTAACTGAAAAAAAGTAG
- a CDS encoding phosphodiester glycosidase family protein, with protein MNGTFFWDGKPNGILINEGKVLGDQASHVWRGYPQSVIYMTKQGEVKIKRINLAAEIILESQWAIGGLGIVTPYGYSPISEGFSGVYSDVLRTTNKTFMGYKKDENLIYLCIRPNSSHDRIIDSVNNLKLDFAISLDGGGSSSLKINDKVIVSGDGRKVNNYITIK; from the coding sequence ATCAATGGTACATTTTTTTGGGATGGAAAGCCAAACGGAATTTTAATTAATGAAGGCAAAGTTTTAGGCGATCAAGCTAGTCATGTATGGAGAGGATACCCTCAGTCGGTGATTTACATGACAAAGCAAGGCGAGGTTAAAATTAAAAGAATTAATCTAGCAGCAGAGATAATATTAGAATCTCAGTGGGCAATAGGTGGACTTGGAATTGTTACTCCGTATGGATATAGTCCTATTAGCGAAGGATTTAGTGGTGTATATAGCGATGTGCTGAGGACTACTAATAAGACCTTTATGGGTTATAAAAAAGATGAAAACCTTATATATCTATGCATAAGACCAAACTCAAGTCACGATAGAATAATTGACTCAGTGAATAATCTTAAGTTAGATTTTGCTATATCTCTAGATGGGGGTGGAAGCAGCTCTCTAAAGATTAATGATAAGGTTATAGTTTCAGGCGATGGAAGAAAAGTCAATAACTATATAACTATAAAATAG
- a CDS encoding diguanylate cyclase, protein MRILHIANNPNLSTQIKTAIRDRYNGYETVTFDELKNHEKNIDYYRLIIIEADCTSQEQCEIVLNKILEAKKYLVNTIIISHGMSVAMKEHLYDNGVMAIIDRDKIDLKRFRRYISSIESETQTIGSLKNMKIAVVDDSRFSLQVLQDFFDKSGIHTVDYYNDSEKFLNSDLKYDLYVIDLVMPVYDGEDVIHRIREQNNDGIIILVTQYGDVRAISHCLSIGADDFILKPLDFKLFMLRLSSCIKNYKVKKKNINKTNKLYQRATRDSLTGAYNRSYLKEKFSKEFLKGCKNGETFSVILFDLDFFKQINDEYGHQKGDLVLKGTADLVSKLIRKTDVLCRWGGEEFLVLLPGAHIEEATIVAEKIRREVESLRVKGVKKITSSFGVTQCQKEDTEDSLFKRVDNSLYLAKLTGRNKVVYDEEVYIAKGGIPVNIDWGPFFRSGNPQIDKEHEELISISNDIISNCFIEDNLEEILVMFKRLLDHVSLHFENEEAILLEHSYEEYEQHKKIHNDLVIKAKNMYDALEKGLISPIAVVKYVVQDVVVGHIIKSDFDFFELFNK, encoded by the coding sequence ATGAGAATTTTGCATATAGCAAATAACCCCAACCTTTCAACTCAAATAAAAACTGCGATAAGAGATAGATATAATGGCTACGAGACAGTGACCTTTGATGAACTAAAAAACCACGAGAAGAATATAGATTACTACAGACTAATAATCATAGAAGCAGATTGCACATCTCAGGAGCAATGCGAGATAGTGCTAAATAAAATTCTAGAGGCAAAGAAATATCTAGTAAATACCATTATCATATCCCATGGTATGAGTGTAGCTATGAAAGAGCACCTATATGACAATGGAGTTATGGCGATTATAGATAGGGATAAAATAGACCTGAAGCGCTTTAGAAGATATATCAGCAGTATAGAGTCGGAAACTCAGACCATAGGTAGTCTTAAAAACATGAAAATAGCAGTAGTGGATGACAGTAGATTCTCCTTGCAGGTATTGCAGGATTTTTTCGATAAAAGTGGGATTCATACTGTAGACTACTACAATGATTCTGAAAAATTCTTAAACTCAGATTTAAAATACGACCTTTATGTGATAGATTTGGTTATGCCTGTTTACGATGGAGAGGATGTAATTCACAGAATCAGAGAGCAAAATAACGACGGCATCATAATCCTAGTGACTCAGTATGGAGATGTAAGAGCTATTTCTCACTGCCTGAGCATCGGAGCAGATGATTTTATACTAAAACCACTCGACTTTAAACTATTTATGCTCAGACTAAGCTCATGCATCAAAAACTACAAGGTGAAAAAGAAAAATATAAATAAGACAAATAAGCTCTACCAAAGAGCAACGAGAGACTCTCTAACAGGAGCTTACAACCGCTCGTATTTAAAGGAAAAATTTTCAAAGGAATTTCTTAAAGGCTGTAAAAATGGAGAAACCTTTTCTGTGATTTTATTCGATTTGGATTTTTTCAAGCAAATAAATGATGAGTATGGCCACCAAAAAGGAGATTTAGTGCTAAAAGGTACTGCTGATTTGGTTTCAAAGCTCATACGAAAAACAGATGTCCTTTGCAGATGGGGAGGAGAAGAGTTTTTGGTTCTGCTGCCAGGAGCGCATATTGAGGAAGCTACTATAGTTGCAGAAAAAATCAGAAGAGAAGTAGAATCTCTAAGAGTTAAAGGCGTGAAGAAGATTACCTCTAGCTTTGGAGTTACGCAGTGCCAGAAGGAAGACACTGAAGATAGCTTGTTTAAACGTGTCGATAACTCTCTCTACCTAGCCAAGCTTACAGGAAGAAATAAGGTAGTTTACGATGAGGAAGTATATATAGCAAAAGGAGGAATTCCAGTAAATATAGACTGGGGGCCTTTCTTTAGAAGTGGAAATCCTCAGATAGATAAAGAGCATGAAGAGCTTATAAGCATATCAAACGATATAATTTCAAATTGCTTTATTGAAGATAATCTTGAAGAAATTCTAGTTATGTTTAAACGACTGCTAGATCATGTATCTCTGCATTTTGAAAATGAAGAAGCCATACTTTTAGAGCATAGCTATGAAGAGTATGAGCAGCATAAAAAGATTCACAATGACTTAGTAATAAAAGCTAAAAATATGTATGATGCTTTAGAAAAAGGCCTTATTTCTCCTATAGCAGTCGTAAAATATGTAGTCCAAGACGTAGTAGTAGGCCATATCATAAAGAGCGATTTTGACTTCTTTGAGCTATTTAATAAATAA
- a CDS encoding response regulator transcription factor, whose protein sequence is MEKNINILICDDNPAIHDTIGAYLKLEGMEYFSAFDGIEALEIFKKEQPDFVILDIMMPKMFGTQVCKEIRKISDVPILMLTAKGEEIDRIVGLEIGADDYVIKPFSPREVVTRVKAILRRYQSDSKKIEENKKIIKVDNLIVDLDKYLIEVDKCKIEATPKEIEILYLLVSNIGKVYTREQILSSIWGYDYFGDTRAVDTHIKRLRKKLPEIGTRWEIKSIYGVGYKFEVQNE, encoded by the coding sequence ATGGAGAAAAATATTAATATTTTAATTTGTGATGATAATCCAGCTATTCATGATACCATTGGCGCTTATTTGAAACTAGAAGGAATGGAATATTTTTCAGCATTTGATGGTATAGAAGCTCTAGAAATTTTTAAAAAGGAACAACCAGATTTTGTGATTTTGGATATAATGATGCCCAAAATGTTTGGTACACAAGTGTGCAAGGAAATAAGGAAAATAAGTGATGTTCCAATACTTATGCTAACAGCCAAGGGCGAAGAAATTGATAGAATTGTAGGACTTGAAATTGGAGCAGATGATTATGTAATAAAACCTTTTTCTCCAAGAGAAGTGGTGACAAGAGTTAAGGCTATTTTAAGAAGGTATCAATCTGATAGCAAAAAAATTGAGGAAAATAAAAAAATCATTAAAGTAGATAATTTGATTGTAGATTTAGATAAATATTTAATTGAGGTGGATAAATGCAAGATAGAAGCTACGCCTAAAGAAATTGAAATTTTGTACTTACTTGTAAGCAATATAGGAAAGGTATACACAAGAGAACAGATTTTGTCAAGCATATGGGGATATGATTATTTTGGAGATACAAGAGCAGTAGATACCCATATAAAAAGGCTTAGAAAAAAATTACCTGAAATTGGAACACGCTGGGAAATTAAGTCTATCTACGGAGTGGGTTACAAATTTGAGGTGCAAAATGAATAG
- a CDS encoding sensor histidine kinase produces the protein MNRSLFKRLFLNISIILVLVFVSSLFIGRIVIEKYYIEIKVDELKPELQKIISEINAKGKTNTDLNKMPFIIKAYDIYKNDMNVFEKPFTIIDNHDEKHEPYIEENIRISIEPFMNEVFMGKEVKKITSLNAIEGTSIVLGMPIKKGDHIIGGVFLLKPVSDFASAIRGFNMVFLIMSTLVLNIILVLLYISIKPLIIPLKSMVFSAKEMSEGKYDVRIKEKGYGEVEELAESFNILAVNLEESSKLAKGLEKTRRDYVANISHELRTPLSSLRAMSETLVDGLIKEDNEKQRYYQIMLAESIRLQRLIDDMLELSRLQSGNLYIEKSVVDTSLLINTVHEKFYTVADDLSISLELTDEIQTLPGSYTSKERVEQVLVILLDNAFKFTNENGKVIISGHIENDKIVIGVEDTGKGISEEDLPYIFERFYKADKSRTTQGTGLGLAIAKQIIEELNERIWVESHRGKGTRFSFTMEITK, from the coding sequence ATGAATAGAAGCTTGTTTAAAAGACTATTTTTGAATATAAGTATAATTTTAGTTCTAGTATTTGTATCATCTTTATTTATAGGGAGGATTGTAATAGAAAAATATTATATTGAAATAAAAGTAGATGAACTTAAACCTGAGTTACAAAAAATTATAAGTGAAATCAATGCTAAAGGAAAAACAAATACTGATTTGAATAAAATGCCTTTTATTATAAAAGCGTATGATATTTATAAAAATGATATGAATGTTTTTGAAAAACCATTTACAATCATTGACAATCATGATGAAAAACATGAGCCATATATTGAAGAAAATATAAGAATATCTATTGAACCGTTTATGAATGAAGTTTTCATGGGGAAAGAGGTAAAAAAAATAACTAGCCTAAATGCAATTGAAGGGACATCTATTGTTTTAGGTATGCCTATTAAAAAGGGAGATCATATAATTGGAGGAGTGTTTTTACTAAAGCCAGTTAGCGACTTTGCTTCTGCAATTAGGGGATTTAATATGGTCTTTTTAATTATGAGTACATTGGTTCTAAATATAATACTTGTTTTACTTTATATTTCAATAAAACCTTTGATAATTCCGTTAAAGAGCATGGTGTTTAGCGCTAAAGAAATGTCTGAAGGAAAGTACGATGTCAGAATAAAAGAAAAGGGTTATGGTGAGGTTGAGGAATTAGCAGAAAGCTTTAATATACTAGCTGTAAATTTAGAAGAATCCTCTAAGCTAGCAAAAGGGTTAGAAAAAACTAGAAGAGACTATGTTGCGAATATATCGCATGAACTAAGAACGCCATTATCTTCGCTAAGAGCAATGAGCGAAACCTTAGTAGATGGATTAATTAAAGAAGATAACGAAAAACAAAGGTATTATCAAATTATGCTTGCCGAATCAATTAGACTACAAAGATTAATAGATGATATGTTAGAACTTTCTAGACTTCAGTCTGGAAATCTATATATAGAAAAAAGTGTAGTAGATACCTCTCTTTTGATAAATACTGTACATGAAAAATTTTATACCGTTGCGGACGACTTATCTATAAGTCTTGAATTGACAGATGAAATTCAAACTCTACCTGGATCTTATACAAGCAAGGAGAGAGTAGAACAAGTATTGGTGATTCTACTAGATAATGCATTTAAATTCACTAATGAAAATGGAAAAGTTATTATTTCTGGACATATAGAAAATGATAAGATTGTAATTGGAGTTGAAGATACTGGAAAAGGTATTAGTGAAGAAGATCTTCCTTATATCTTCGAAAGATTTTATAAAGCAGATAAATCAAGAACAACACAAGGAACAGGATTAGGACTTGCTATTGCAAAGCAAATAATAGAAGAATTAAATGAGAGAATATGGGTTGAATCTCATAGAGGAAAAGGTACTAGGTTTAGTTTTACGATGGAAATTACTAAATAA
- a CDS encoding alpha/beta hydrolase, with amino-acid sequence MKKLTVLTLALVLASFSFVGCTKPEGGGLGGSSLDTSKYTNKYVDIAYADKSQTQKLDIYLPNEGEGPFPVIVAIHGGAFKMGSKTGGDLTSMFESLNRGYAVVAVDYRLSGEAIFPAAVNDIKASIRFIRQNASDYNLNPDKIALWGDSAGGNLASIAGTTGGTDELYDPSLGYENISDDVTAVVDWFGPINFLEMDSQFEESGITPKFGKTSSDSSPESAYIGNLITNAKDIVAKSNPETYISKDDPAFLIEHGTKDANVPVQQSINFAQKLQSVLGNEKVELILLEGASHGGVQFEDNSNLDKVFEFLDKHMK; translated from the coding sequence ATGAAGAAATTAACTGTTTTGACTTTAGCTTTAGTACTTGCTAGTTTTAGTTTTGTAGGCTGTACAAAACCTGAAGGCGGAGGATTAGGAGGCAGTTCTTTAGACACATCAAAATATACAAATAAATATGTAGATATTGCTTATGCAGACAAATCTCAAACCCAAAAGCTAGATATATACTTACCTAATGAAGGAGAAGGTCCTTTTCCTGTAATTGTTGCAATACATGGTGGAGCTTTTAAAATGGGTAGCAAAACTGGAGGAGATTTAACTTCTATGTTTGAATCTTTAAATAGAGGATATGCAGTAGTTGCTGTTGACTACAGACTTTCTGGGGAAGCAATATTTCCGGCAGCAGTAAATGACATAAAAGCTTCAATACGATTTATAAGACAAAATGCATCAGATTACAATCTAAATCCTGATAAGATTGCTCTATGGGGAGACTCAGCAGGTGGAAACCTAGCATCAATAGCTGGAACTACAGGAGGAACGGACGAGCTTTATGATCCCTCATTGGGATATGAAAATATTTCAGACGATGTGACTGCAGTTGTTGACTGGTTTGGACCTATTAACTTTTTAGAGATGGACAGTCAATTCGAAGAATCCGGAATAACTCCAAAGTTTGGTAAAACAAGCAGTGATTCTTCTCCCGAATCAGCCTATATTGGGAATTTAATAACAAATGCAAAGGATATTGTTGCAAAGTCCAATCCAGAAACATATATTTCAAAAGATGATCCGGCATTCTTAATAGAGCATGGAACTAAAGATGCAAATGTCCCAGTACAACAATCAATAAATTTTGCACAAAAACTCCAATCGGTTTTAGGTAATGAAAAAGTAGAACTAATCCTTCTTGAAGGAGCTTCACACGGAGGAGTACAATTTGAAGATAATAGTAATTTAGATAAAGTATTTGAATTTTTAGATAAACACATGAAATAA
- a CDS encoding C40 family peptidase, translated as MTDTQNFINRQEIIDTARMLKDKHVRYSLGAKAVPPAIPKELDCSGFVRYCYLAAGIAVPDGSWHQWHVSEPIDKSQLEIADLGFLYDPNKNSEINHIGLYFGDGKWIHCSFSAKGVTVDDGKVFKYFRRFINLSKIPEKHLNTSPNPPKWMITVTEKEKQYAVDSIHVLADLGYILNPSVHIKNLYDSPENWAQWVVLANMAKEFGKKQS; from the coding sequence ATGACTGATACTCAGAATTTTATAAATAGGCAAGAAATAATCGATACAGCTAGAATGTTAAAAGACAAGCATGTGAGATATAGCCTAGGAGCAAAAGCAGTTCCGCCAGCGATACCAAAGGAACTAGACTGCTCGGGCTTTGTGAGATATTGCTACCTAGCTGCTGGTATAGCTGTACCTGATGGAAGCTGGCATCAGTGGCATGTAAGTGAGCCTATTGATAAGTCACAGCTTGAGATAGCTGATCTTGGATTTTTGTATGATCCAAATAAAAACAGTGAAATCAACCATATAGGGCTTTATTTTGGAGATGGAAAGTGGATTCACTGTAGCTTCAGTGCAAAAGGAGTGACCGTAGATGATGGCAAGGTGTTCAAGTACTTTAGAAGATTTATAAACCTGTCAAAAATACCTGAAAAACACCTAAATACTTCACCAAATCCACCTAAATGGATGATAACAGTAACCGAAAAAGAAAAGCAGTATGCAGTTGATTCTATACATGTGCTGGCAGATTTAGGTTATATATTAAATCCTAGCGTGCATATAAAAAATCTCTATGATAGTCCTGAAAACTGGGCCCAGTGGGTAGTGCTTGCCAATATGGCTAAGGAATTTGGGAAAAAGCAGTCTTAG